Proteins found in one Enterococcus sp. 9D6_DIV0238 genomic segment:
- a CDS encoding nucleoside deaminase, with protein sequence MSEHPNEKIMTQLIHNQWTNHSITAAVIDEKMNIIAQGETTVTETHDPTAHAEINAIREACDKLNVDKLPQDYWLYSTFEPCPLCSSAIIWSGITGVVYANNPKYRGNEENWSFISCEEVLQKGARIQEVTLIKDFMLEDIKGYFLRHTN encoded by the coding sequence ATGTCTGAACATCCCAATGAAAAAATAATGACACAGTTGATCCACAATCAATGGACAAACCATTCGATTACCGCAGCAGTTATTGATGAAAAAATGAATATCATCGCACAGGGTGAGACAACGGTGACCGAAACCCATGATCCGACTGCACATGCCGAAATCAATGCGATAAGGGAGGCTTGTGATAAGTTAAACGTAGATAAACTCCCTCAAGATTACTGGCTTTATTCTACTTTTGAACCTTGTCCACTCTGTAGTTCAGCAATTATCTGGTCAGGAATCACAGGAGTTGTCTATGCAAATAATCCTAAATATCGCGGCAATGAAGAGAACTGGTCATTTATTTCTTGTGAAGAGGTTTTGCAAAAAGGTGCTCGAATACAGGAGGTTACCTTAATTAAGGATTTCATGCTGGAAGATATTAAAGGTTATTTTTTACGTCATACTAATTAG
- a CDS encoding pyridoxamine 5'-phosphate oxidase family protein — protein MFNEKFKEVLAHEGPVSLTTWANNDAHVTNTWNSYLKLTEDDRILLPMAGMHSTQADLAINNQIKITLASREVQGTIGAGAGFYIEGTTEFLDSGDEFDQMVSEFPFLRQVMVVHPGLVKQTI, from the coding sequence ATGTTCAATGAAAAATTTAAAGAAGTTTTAGCACATGAAGGACCCGTTTCTTTGACGACATGGGCGAATAATGATGCGCACGTGACGAATACGTGGAATAGTTATTTGAAATTGACAGAAGATGATCGTATTTTACTGCCAATGGCTGGCATGCATTCAACACAAGCAGATTTAGCGATAAATAATCAAATCAAAATAACATTAGCTTCTAGAGAGGTTCAAGGCACGATCGGTGCTGGTGCTGGTTTTTATATTGAAGGAACAACGGAGTTTCTTGATTCAGGTGATGAGTTTGATCAAATGGTCAGCGAATTCCCATTTTTAAGACAGGTGATGGTCGTTCACCCTGGCTTGGTCAAGCAGACAATCTAA
- a CDS encoding sugar O-acetyltransferase: MRMRERILAGKLFLDNCENLPEERMQAKKKMRQFNQLSPDKIEERFQLLDDIFGTKVNAWIEPPFYFCYGRNIQLGEECYLNMGCTFIDDGKITIGNKVAFGPGVTIATVGHPIHPDHRRLMYADPVTIEDNCWIGANTTICPGVTIGENSVIGAGSIVTKDIPANSVAVGNPCKVLREINSRDRAFYYKDRPFDEEDLAEIYRLNDSN; the protein is encoded by the coding sequence ATGAGGATGAGAGAAAGAATTCTTGCTGGAAAATTGTTTTTAGATAACTGTGAAAACCTGCCGGAGGAACGGATGCAGGCCAAAAAGAAGATGAGGCAGTTTAACCAGCTGTCACCAGATAAAATAGAAGAACGTTTTCAACTTTTGGATGACATTTTTGGGACAAAAGTCAATGCATGGATCGAACCACCATTTTATTTTTGTTACGGCCGTAATATTCAGTTAGGTGAAGAGTGCTATTTGAATATGGGATGTACATTTATTGATGATGGAAAAATTACTATTGGAAATAAAGTAGCGTTTGGACCAGGAGTAACGATTGCTACGGTTGGGCACCCGATTCATCCGGATCATCGAAGGTTGATGTATGCAGATCCAGTTACTATTGAAGATAACTGTTGGATCGGAGCAAATACAACCATTTGTCCTGGCGTGACGATCGGTGAAAATAGTGTGATCGGTGCAGGTAGTATTGTAACAAAAGATATCCCCGCTAATTCAGTTGCTGTTGGGAATCCGTGTAAAGTGTTGCGGGAAATCAATAGTAGAGATCGTGCCTTTTATTATAAAGATCGACCATTTGATGAGGAGGATTTGGCAGAGATCTATCGTTTGAATGATAGCAATTAA